From Woronichinia naegeliana WA131, the proteins below share one genomic window:
- a CDS encoding IS1634 family transposase gives MNNLNIKDLDHLGIVAGIIDEMGLVEIIDEEVGTHPQEKLSVGTIVKAMILNCLGCINAPLYLFSEFFKGKALEHLLGEGIKAEDLNDDKLGRSLDKVFGVGVKNRFTKIVLKAAAIFGIEQKSKHLDSTSMSVQGKYKERIEDEEDEQTKAIKIKFGYSRDKRPDLKQFMLNMICSGDGGVPLFMQLGDGNESDKKVFPQIIKDCQERLNMEGLSVIDGAFYTAENVGMARSIQWLSRVPLTLKEATETLASISEDQWQQGEQDGYRWQVRASEYGGEQQRWLVVESAQRLQSDNKAISQKIEKADKVVKKEWQKLCGQNFACEADALTEAQLWPKTLTYHQLSQVEVQTIPYYAKGGRPKQGATPLGFHYRLTGQLSLGSSCLQAASKRAGRFILATNVLDSQVLSPDQMLAEYKAQQNTERGFRFLKDPFFFASALFLKNPQRIMALMMIMVVSLLVYTLAQRRLRQALALAHQTIPNQKGKPTAIPTLLWVFQSFLFIRWLEIDGIQTIVNLTSKHKHILSFLGSSCQKYYFVS, from the coding sequence AAAGCAATGATATTAAACTGCTTAGGATGTATCAATGCTCCGTTATATTTGTTTAGTGAATTTTTTAAAGGAAAAGCATTAGAACACCTATTAGGAGAAGGAATAAAAGCAGAAGATTTAAATGATGACAAGCTAGGAAGGTCATTGGATAAGGTATTTGGAGTGGGGGTAAAAAACCGGTTCACGAAAATAGTCCTAAAAGCGGCAGCAATCTTTGGAATAGAACAAAAGTCAAAGCATTTAGACTCAACCTCAATGTCTGTACAAGGGAAGTATAAGGAAAGGATAGAAGATGAGGAAGACGAGCAGACAAAAGCCATAAAAATAAAATTTGGTTATTCCAGAGATAAACGACCAGACCTAAAACAGTTTATGTTAAATATGATATGTAGTGGAGATGGTGGTGTCCCTCTCTTTATGCAATTAGGAGATGGCAATGAATCGGATAAAAAGGTGTTTCCCCAGATAATCAAAGACTGTCAAGAAAGGTTGAATATGGAAGGTTTATCGGTGATTGATGGAGCTTTTTATACGGCGGAAAATGTGGGCATGGCGAGGTCAATTCAATGGTTAAGTCGTGTCCCTCTGACTCTGAAAGAAGCCACTGAGACTTTGGCAAGTATATCAGAAGACCAATGGCAGCAGGGTGAACAGGACGGTTATCGTTGGCAAGTGAGGGCTTCGGAATATGGGGGTGAACAGCAACGATGGCTTGTGGTCGAAAGTGCTCAACGTCTCCAGTCCGATAATAAAGCTATAAGTCAAAAAATTGAGAAAGCCGATAAAGTTGTCAAAAAAGAATGGCAGAAACTTTGTGGACAGAATTTTGCTTGTGAGGCCGATGCTCTTACTGAGGCTCAACTCTGGCCAAAAACCTTGACTTATCATCAACTCAGTCAAGTTGAGGTTCAGACTATTCCTTACTATGCCAAGGGAGGAAGACCGAAACAAGGGGCTACCCCTCTCGGTTTTCATTACCGCTTAACTGGGCAATTAAGCCTTGGTTCCTCTTGCTTGCAAGCCGCATCTAAACGGGCTGGACGTTTTATTTTAGCTACTAATGTTCTTGATTCTCAGGTTTTGAGTCCCGACCAGATGTTGGCTGAATATAAGGCTCAACAAAACACCGAGCGCGGCTTTCGCTTTCTCAAAGACCCTTTCTTTTTTGCCTCTGCTCTTTTTCTCAAGAATCCTCAACGCATTATGGCTTTGATGATGATTATGGTTGTCTCTTTATTGGTTTATACTTTGGCACAACGTCGCCTACGACAGGCTTTGGCTCTTGCCCATCAGACTATTCCTAATCAAAAGGGTAAACCGACCGCCATTCCCACTCTGCTTTGGGTCTTTCAGTCTTTTCTGTTTATCCGTTGGTTAGAGATTGACGGCATTCAAACTATCGTTAATTTGACCTCCAAACACAAACATATTCTTTCCTTTCTTGGCTCTTCATGTCAAAAGTACTACTTTGTCTCTTGA